In Erigeron canadensis isolate Cc75 chromosome 7, C_canadensis_v1, whole genome shotgun sequence, one DNA window encodes the following:
- the LOC122608945 gene encoding uncharacterized protein LOC122608945, whose amino-acid sequence MYTETHENTVSRMFAYWDCGEAVCQYIHCGARLWYAERTIKTYSPRNPKFSLCCGDGKVQLPFLQAAPGLLTTLMDYNGGDRSQVFRKHMKLLSSMFSFTSTGGKVCTDINDGGGPYTFRLNGHNHHRMGTLLPTHEDGRPRFSQLYIYDTENEVENRFYALNKRLTSSREDVILRSLVQDLISMLDQHNWLVQAFRMARERFSTSPIHPVTLRLIGTRQRDGRQYNLPTASEVAALIPGDGNPTDYRDVNVKERGGDPGHNTVKRISELHPSFMALQYPLLFPYGEDGFHLNIPLNVLENARRKNLSMREYYCFRLHHRRHERSTLHSAGRLFHTFVVDAYSAVLEHDLDWYKRNQDTIRSELYSGLEDRITNGDTDLHAIGRKVILPSSFTGGPRHMLQQYQDAMAVCRWAGTPDLFVTMTCNPRWPEIQREIDAAIPGQPPCDRPDLIARVFKIKLDELMTNIRKKNHFGQVKAVIYTIEFQKRGLPHCHAIVFLHDHDKLFSPAEIDHVISAELPSEEHDPIAFEAVRSHMMHGPCGEHNRSNSCMSGGNCTKGYPKEYCEETFVRRDGWPRYKRPANGRKATVGRKNIPLDNRFVVPHNVDLLVKYDCHINAEWCNQGSLVKYLFNYLNKGPDRATVVIEGQNTRMSFREMLSNENEIEGYLNWRYISASEACWKLFGFEMHYHSIAV is encoded by the exons ATGTATACCGAAACGCACGAAAACACCGTAA GTAGGATGTTTGCATATTGGGACTGTGGTGAAGCGGTATGTCAGTATATACATTGTGGAGCAAGGTTGTGGTATGCAGAGCGCACAATTAAAACATATTCACCCAGAAACCCGAAGTTCTCACTCTGTTGTGGAGACGGAAAGGTGCAGCTGCCTTTTCTCCAAGCTGCTCCAGGGTTATTAACAACATTGATGGATTATAATGGCGGGGATCGTTCGCAGGTGTTTAGAAAACATATGAAGCTTTTATCTTCGATGTTTTCTTTCACATCCACTGGTGGAAAAGTATGCACTGATATAAATGATGGTGGTGGCCCTTACACCTTTCGTTTGAACGGGCATAACCACCACAGAATGGGAACCTTATTGCCAACTCATGAGGATGGTCGTCCTAGATTTTCCCAACTTTACATATATGACACCGAAAATGAAGTGGAAAATCGTTTTTATGCACTAAACAAGAGGCTGACTTCGAGTCGTGAAGATGTCATTCTTCGATCATTGGTTCAAGATTTGATATCTATGCTAGACCAACATAACTGGCTGGTACAGGCATTCAGAATGGCAAGAGAAAGGTTCAGTACTTCACCAATTCATCCTGTTACTCTTCGCCTAATAGGCACACGACAAAGAGACGGACGCCAGTACAACTTACCAACTGCTTCTGAGGTGGCTGCATTGATACCAGGAGATGGTAACCCTACTGATTACAGGGATGTAAATGTCAAAGAGCGAGGTGGTGATCCAGGTCATAATACAGTTAAACGTATTTCTGAGTTGCACCCGAGTTTTATGGCTTTGCAGTATCCATTGCTTTTCCCATATGGCGAAGATGGTTTTCATTTGAACATACCTCTCAATGTGCTTGAAAATGCTCGGAGGAAAAACTTAAGTATGAGGGAATACTATTGCTTTCGTTTGCACCATAGACGCCATGAACGGAGTACACTGCATTCAGCAGGTCGCCTTTTCCATACATTTGTGGTTGATGCATATTCTGCTGTACTCGAACATGATCTTGATTGGTATAAGAGAAATCAAGATACCATCAGATCTGAACTATACAGCGGTTTGGAAGATCGCATTACTAATGGAGACACAGATTTACATGCAATCGGTCGGAAAGTTATCTTACCTTCATCATTCACAGGTGGACCTAGACATATGCTGCAACAATATCAAGATGCCATGGCAGTATGTCGTTGGGCTGGAACTCCAGATCTATTTGTAACAATGACATGTAACCCGCGATGGCCTGAGATACAACGCGAGATTGATGCTGCCATACCGGGACAACCACCATGTGATAGACCAGACCTCATTGCACGtgtttttaaaatcaaattggACGAGCTAATGACAAACATAAGGAAGAAGAATCATTTTGGACAAGTAAAGGCTG TTATCTATACAATTGAATTTCAAAAACGTGGATTGCCCCATTGTCATGCTATCGTTTTTTTGCACGATCACGACAAGCTTTTTAGTCCTGCTGAGATTGATCATGTCATATCTGCAGAATTGCCTTCTGAAGAACATGATCCAATTGCATTTGAAGCTGTTCGTAGTCATATGATGCATGGTCCATGTGGAGAGCATAATCGTTCAAACTCTTGTATGTCCGGTGGAAACTGTACAAAGGGCTACCCAAAAGAGTACTGTGAGGAGACGTTTGTTAGACGTGATGGGTGGCCACGGTATAAACGACCTGCTAATGGTAGAAAAGCAACAGTTGGCCGGAAGAATATTCCTCTTGATAATCGCTTTGTTGTCCCCCATAACGTTGATTTGCTTGTGAAATATGATTGTCATATAAATGCCGAGTGGTGCAACCAGGGGTCATTGGTAAAGTACCTCTTTAATTATCTTAACAAAGGTCCAGATCGTGCAACAGTGGTTATTGAAGGTCAGAATACTAGAATGTCCTTTAGGGAGATGTTAAGCAACGAGAACGAGATTGAAGGTTACCTCAATTGGCGTTACATTTCAGCTTCTGAAGCATGTTGGAAACTATTTGGGTTTGAAATGCATTATCATTCCATCGCTGTTTAA
- the LOC122607121 gene encoding transcription initiation factor IIF subunit beta-like, with translation MEEENKTNLETGKAERAVWLMKCPVVVAKSWQSSESQQNLAKVVVSLDPLHPEHPNSLQFSMEMASSDIPNMPKSYSLNMFKDFVPMSIFSESTQGKVAAEGKIEHKFDMKPHNKNMEEYRKMCRERTNKSMVKNRQIMVIDNDRGMHMRPLPGMIGLIPANNKDKKKATVPVKAPEVKRTRRDRGELEDIMFKLFERQPNWALKQLVLETDQPAQFLKEILNDLCVYNKRGSNQGTYELKPEYKKSVEDTGAE, from the exons atggAAGAAGAAAACAAGACAAATCTAGAAACAGGAAAGGCAGAGAGAGCAGTTTGGTTAATGAAGTGTCCTGTAGTTGTTGCAAAATCATGGCAATCATCCGAATCCCAACAAAATCTTGCTAAAGTTGTTGTTTCTCTTGATCCTCTTCATCCTGAACACCCCAATTCTCTTCAG TTTTCTATGGAAATGGCTAGCAGTGATATTCCAAATATGCCGAAGAGCTACTCCTTAAACATGTTCAAGGATTTTGTTCCCATGTCCATTTTTTCTGAATCAACCCAAG GGAAGGTTGCCGCGGAAGGTAAAATTGAACATAAGTTTGACATGAAACCCCATAACAAGAATATGGAGGAGTACAGAAAGATGTGTCGTGAAAGAACAAATAAGTCTATGGTTAAAAATAGACAGATAATG GTGATTGACAATGACCGAGGTATGCATATGAGACCCCTGCCTGGAATGATTGGCTTGATTCCAGCTAACAATAAG GATAAGAAGAAAGCTACTGTTCCAGTCAAGGCACCAGAAGTTAAGAGAACCAGGAGGGATCGTGGAGAGCTGGAAGATATCATGTTTAAGCTTTTCGAGAGACAACCTAATTGGGCTTTAAAGCAGTTAGTCCTTGAAACGGACCAGCCGGCG CAATTCTTGAAAGAAATTCTGAACGACCTTTGTGTCTACAACAAACGTGGATCCAATCAAGGAACATACGAGCTGAAGCCAGAATATAAGAAATCTGTAGAGGATACAGGTGCTGAGTGA
- the LOC122608946 gene encoding SKP1-like protein 1B, with translation MSKAIVVKSSDGETFEIDEAVASQSQIIKYMIEDGCADGVIPLPNVTAKVLFKVIEYCKKHVDDNSETKKDNHHDAEAADLKTFDAEFMLSLKDVVKAAIYLEIQGLVDLCLDYTFNLDIVKNQFPDMTPEEEAKFRRENAWAFE, from the exons ATGTCGAAGGCCATCGTGGTCAAGAGTTCAGACGGGGAGACGTTCGAGATTGATGAGGCGGTGGCTAGTCAGTCACAGATAATCAAATATATGATTGAAGACGGATGTGCTGATGGTGTTATCCCTCTTCCAAACGTCACCGCTAAGGTCCTTTTCAAAGTTATCGAATACTGTAAGAAACATGTTGATGATAATTCAGAAACAAAGAAAGATAATCATCATGATGCAGAGGCTGCTGATCTTAAAACGTTTGATGCCGAGTTTATGCTGTCATTGAAAGATG TTGTAAAGGCTGCAATTTATCTGGAAATCCAGGGTCTGGTGGATTTATGCTTGGATTATACATTCAATCTGGACATTGTCAAGAATCAGTTCCCAGACATGACTCCCGAAGAGGAAGCCAAGTTTCGTAGGGAGAATGCATGGGCTTTTGAATAG
- the LOC122608391 gene encoding protein NRT1/ PTR FAMILY 8.3-like gives MSYKLLDTKDPSSLPSSSMEEDLATNGSVDFRGRVANKRITGGWKASPFIIANEAAERLSAFTVSASLVLYLTKEMKESLPDAATHVSDWVGATYLLMLLGAFLADAYLGRYLTVMFSSAVYLIGMILLTISASVKSLRPPPCTENQNCPSATPGQSAFLYSSLALVALGTGGVKPNIPSFGADQHDENDEKELSYKYTFFNFFFLSIKVGALLGLTVMVYIEQEKGYAWGFGLPTAIMFASVVILAAGFPKYRYKKPMGSIFTRFIQVIVASVRNHSRGVKVTPETKLYEVSTEESDIVGARKLSHTPEFRFLDKAAVMEDPELTEINDRWKLCTVTQVEELKTFLRVFPVWASTIALSLSLAQQSTFFLAQSKILDRHLGPNFMIPPGSMQVFAVINAFVTVPIYEKLVVPVLQKTTNHHRGFTALQRMGIGLFISIFSLASAAAVEHMRRTHYPSGLSVFWLVPQFFILGGAESFTYVGQLEFFYDEATDGMKSVCGALFLSEIGIGSWVNSALVKIVEKATGTGHNGWLRDDLNESKLDYYYLILSGISTVNLFVYIWVARRYKGRHQA, from the exons ATGAGTTACAAGTTACTTGACACCAAAGATCCTTCCAgtttgccatcatcatcaatggAGGAGGATTTAGCGACTAATGGAAGCGTTGATTTTAGAGGCAGAGTTGCTAATAAACGCATCACCGGTGGCTGGAAAGCCTCCCCCTTCATCATCG CAAATGAGGCGGCCGAGAGGTTGTCCGCGTTCACAGTGTCAGCGAGTTTAGTGTTGTATTTAACAAAGGAAATGAAAGAATCGTTGCCGGATGCAGCAACGCATGTAAGTGATTGGGTTGGAGCTACATATTTGTTGATGCTTTTGGGAGCTTTTCTTGCTGATGCTTATTTAGGCCGTTATCTCACCGTTATGTTCTCTTCCGCCGTTTACCTTATT GGAATGATACTGCTGACCATTTCAGCATCAGTTAAAAGCTTACGCCCACCTCCATGCACCGAAAACCAAAACTGCCCGTCTGCAACACCGGGCCAATCAGCCTTCCTTTACTCTTCCCTAGCGTTAGTAGCCCTAGGAACGGGCGGTGTCAAACCCAACATACCTTCTTTTGGTGCTGACCAacatgatgaaaatgatgaaaaagaaCTATCCTACAAATACACgttttttaacttctttttcttatctATCAAAGTTGGTGCTCTGCTAGGACTCACTGTGATGGTATATATAGAACAGGAGAAAGGATATGCGTGGGGTTTTGGGCTTCCGACTGCAATCATGTTTGCATCGGTTGTGATTTTGGCAGCTGGGTTCCCAAAGTATCGGTATAAGAAGCCGATGGGAAGTATTTTTACTAGATTTATTCAGGTTATTGTAGCTTCTGTTAGAAACCATTCTAGAGGTGTTAAAGTAACCCCTGAAACTAAGCTTTATGAGGTTTCTACTGAAGAATCTGATATTGTGGGTGCAAGAAAGCTCTCTCATACTCCTGAGTTCAG ATTTTTGGACAAAGCAGCAGTGATGGAAGATCCTGAGTTAACTGAAATAAATGATAGATGGAAACTATGCACTGTGACACAAGTAGAAGAACTGAAGACCTTTTTACGAGTCTTCCCGGTATGGGCCTCAACAATAGCCCTTTCCCTCTCATTGGCCCAACAATCAACCTTTTTTCTTGCCCAATCCAAAATCTTGGACCGACACCTTGGCCCAAACTTCATGATCCCTCCAGGCTCAATGCAAGTTTTTGCAGTCATAAACGCATTTGTCACTGTTCCCATTTACGAAAAATTAGTTGTTCCAGTCCTCCAAAAGACAACTAACCATCATCGTGGCTTCACAGCCTTGCAACGAATGGGCATTGGTCTGTTCATATCCATATTTTCCCTTGCTTCTGCTGCAGCAGTAGAACACATGCGTAGGACTCACTACCCCTCTGGTCTATCCGTGTTCTGGTTGGTCCCACAGTTTTTTATTTTGGGTGGGGCCGAGTCATTCACTTATGTTGGACAATTGGAGTTTTTTTATGATGAAGCTACTGATGGTATGAAAAGTGTTTGTGGGGCATTGTTTTTAAGCGAGATTGGGATAGGAAGCTGGGTGAACAGCGCACTTGTTAAGATCGTTGAGAAGGCAACGGGAACGGGACATAATGGATGGTTAAGAGATGATCTTAACGAGAGTAAACTCgactattattatttaatattgtcAGGGATAAGTACAGTCAACTTGTTTGTTTACATATGGGTGGCTAGAAGATACAAAGGTCGACATCAAGCCTAA
- the LOC122608947 gene encoding SKP1-like protein 4 — protein MAWFFAHHIIFFLRGNLTSLVHHKSTFIMSKAIVVKSSDGETFEIDEAVASQSQIIKYMIEDGCADGVIPLPNVTAKVLLSKVIEYCKKHVDDNSETKKDNHHDAEAADLKTFDTEFMLSLKDDVHVLHKAAIYLEIQGLMDLCLDYTFNLEIVKNQFRDMTPEEEAKIRRENPWAF, from the exons ATGGCATGGTTCTTTGCTcaccacatcatcttttttctaCGTGGCAATCTCACGTCATTAGTCCATCATAAGTCGACAT TCATCATGTCGAAGGCCATCGTGGTCAAGAGTTCAGACGGGGAGACGTTCGAGATTGATGAGGCGGTGGCGAGTCAGTCACAGATAATCAAATATATGATTGAAGACGGATGTGCTGATGGTGTTATCCCTCTTCCAAACGTCACCGCTAAGGTCCTCCTTTCCAAAGTTATCGAATACTGTAAGAAACATGTCGATGATAATTCAGAAACAAAGAAAGATAATCATCATGATGCAGAGGCTGCTGATCTTAAAACGTTTGATACCGAGTTTATGCTGTCATTAAAAGATGATGTTCATGTGTTACATAAGGCTGCAATTTATCTGGAAATCCAGGGTCTGATGGATTTATGCTTGGATTATACATTTAATCTGGAGATTGTCAAGAATCAGTTCCGCGACATGACTCCCGAAGAGGAAGCCAAGATTCGTAGGGAGAATCCATGGGCTTTTTAA